One Papaver somniferum cultivar HN1 chromosome 10, ASM357369v1, whole genome shotgun sequence genomic window carries:
- the LOC113315629 gene encoding LOW QUALITY PROTEIN: 21 kDa protein-like (The sequence of the model RefSeq protein was modified relative to this genomic sequence to represent the inferred CDS: inserted 1 base in 1 codon; substituted 1 base at 1 genomic stop codon) — MNLKLFNIVFIFVCATRHGISVRYVSSVSFFFCSCFAHHRSSWQKKSGNFIKTSCGVTQYPDLCFESLSVFRSXIQQSXKKRAQTSLHVSLSQARSVRSYVSTMTRVKGIKGIDLQDLKDCVDSMGDSVDRLSKSIKELGEMSKGKNVVSDFMWHMSNVHTWVSAALADENTRTKGFTCHGKNTNYRISIRRRVTGVAQVTSNALALVNHFSAKHY, encoded by the exons ATGAATTTGAAACTTTTCAACATCGTATTTATTTTTGTCTGCGCGACTAGACATGGGATAAGTGTAAGATACG TTTCCTCtgtctccttcttcttttgttcatGTTTTGCACATCATCGGTCATCATGGCAAAAAAAGTCTGGCAATTTCATCAAAACATCTTGCGGTGTGACCCAGTATCCAGATTTATGTTTTGAATCACTTTCAGTATTTAGAAGCTAAATCCAACAAA CTAAGAAAAGAGCTCAAACATCATTACACGTAAGTTTATCCCAAGCTAGATCTGTAAGGAGTTACGTTTCCACGATGACTAGAGTTAAAGGTATCAAAGGTATAGATCTCCAAGATTTGAAAGATTGTGTAGATAGTATGGGTGATAGTGTGGATCGGTTGAGTAAATCCATCAAAGAACTTGGAGAAATGAGTAAGGGTAAAAATGTTGTTTCCGATTTCATGTGGCATATGAGTAATGTACATACTTGGGTAAGTGCTGCACTTGCTGATGAAAATACTCGTACTAAAGGGTTTACATGTCATGGCAAGAATACTAATTATAGAATTTCTATTAGGAGAAGAGTCACTGGTGTTGCTCAGGTTACTAGTAATGCACTTGCTCTGGTTAATCATTTTTCTGCTAAGCACTACTAA